In the genome of Elephas maximus indicus isolate mEleMax1 chromosome 6, mEleMax1 primary haplotype, whole genome shotgun sequence, one region contains:
- the ALPI gene encoding intestinal-type alkaline phosphatase: MPGAWAQLLLLGLRLQLSLGFIPVEEEDPVFWNQKAAEALHTAKKLQPIQTAAKNLIIFLGDGMGVPTVTATRILKGQLNGQLGPETSLAMDHFPYLALSKTYNVDRQVPDSAGTATAYLCGVKANYGTIGLSAAARYNQCNTTRGNEVMSVLSRAKKAGKSVGVVTTTRVQHASPAGTYAHTVNRNWYSDTDMPAEALNEGCQDIATQLISNTDIDVILGGGRKYMFPTGTPDPEYPDQSGVRADNRNLVQEWLDKHQGARYVWNRTALIQASQDTSVTHLMGLFEPADMKYDATRDTSQDPSLTDMTEAAIRLLSRNAQGFYLFVEGGRIDHGHHASNAYMALTEAVMFDIAIERAGQLTSEKDTLTLVTADHSHVFSFGGYTLRGSSILGLASSKASDGKAYTSILYGNGPGYALGTGSRPDVNESQSMLPDYKQQAAVPLSSETHGGEDVALFARGPQAHLVHGVQEQNFVAHVMAFAACLEPYTDCGLAPSASTPSAAPPAGTTSAALPARPLSRPLLAGPLLLLLLLLPAAS; this comes from the exons ATGCCAGGCGCCTGGGcgcagctgctgctgctgggccTGAGGCTACAGCTCTCACTCGGTTTCATCCCAG TTGAGGAGGAGGACCCAGTCTTCTGGAATCAGAAGGCAGCCGAGGCCCTGCACACCGCCAAGAAGCTGCAGCCCATCCAGACGGCCGCCAAGAACCTCATTATCTTCCTGGGGGATG ggatggGGGTGCCCACGGTGACAGCCACAAGGATCCTAAAAGGGCAGCTGAATGGTCAGCTGGGGCCTGAGACATCCCTGGCCATGGACCACTTCCCGTACCTGGCTCTGTCCAAG ACATACAACGTGGACAGGCAGGTGCCAGACAGCGCAGGCACGGCCACTGCCTACCTGTGTGGGGTCAAAGCCAACTACGGGACCATCGGCCTGAGTGCGGCTGCCCGCTATAACCAGTGCAACACGACCCGCGGCAATGAGGTCATGTCCGTTCTGAGCCGGGCCAAGAAAGCAG GGAAGTCCGTGGGGGTGGTGACCACCACTCGAGTGCAGCATGCCTCACCAGCTGGCACATATGCACACACGGTGAACCGCAACTGGTACTCAGACACCGACATGCCTGCCGAGGCGCTGAATGAGGGCTGCCAGGACATCGCCACACAGCTCATCTCCAACACGGACATTGAC GTAATCCTTGGAGGAGGCCGCAAGTACATGTTTCCCACGGGGACCCCAGACCCTGAGTACCCAGACCAGAGTGGAGTTAGGGCAGACAACCGAAACCTGGTGCAGGAGTGGCTAGACAAGCACCAG GGTGCCCGCTACGTGTGGAACCGCACAGCGCTCATCCAGGCATCCCAGGACACCTCGGTTACACACCTCATGG GCCTCTTTGAGCCAGCAGACATGAAATATGATGCAACCCGTGACACTAGCCAGGACCCCTCTCTGACGGACATGACCGAGGCAGCCATCCGCCTGCTGAGCAGGAACGCCCAGGGCTTCTACCTCTTTGTGGAGG GGGGCCGCATCGACCACGGTCACCACGCAAGCAATGCTTACATGGCACTGACCGAAGCTGTCATGTTTGACATCGCCATCGAGAGGGCGGGCCAGCTCACAAGCGAGAAGGACACACTGACCCTCGTCACCGCCGACCACTCCCACGTCTTCAGTTTCGGGGGCTACACACTGCGTGGGAGCTCCATCTTGG GGCTGGCGAGCAGCAAGGCCTCAGACGGCAAGGCCTACACCTCCATCCTGTACGGCAACGGGCCCGGCTACGCGCTCGGCACCGGCTCCAGGCCCGATGTCAACGAGAGCCAGAGTA TGCTCCCCGACTACAAGCAGCAGGCGGCGGTGCCCCTGTCGTCCGAGACGCATGGCGGCGAGGACGTGGCGTTGTTCGCGCGCGGCCCGCAGGCGCACCTCGTGCACGGCGTGCAGGAGCAGAACTTCGTGGCGCATGTCATGGCCTTCGCCGCCTGCCTCGAGCCCTACACGGACTGCGGCCTGGCGCCCTCTGCCAGTACGCCCAGCGCCGCGCCCCCGGCCGGCACCACCAGCGCCGCGCTCCCCGCCCGCCCGCTGTCGAGGCCGCTGCTGGCCgggccactgctgctgctgctgctgctgctgcccgcCGCCTCCTGA